DNA sequence from the Halobacterium sp. DL1 genome:
GACGCGGTGGACGAGGCGATGGGGGAGACGGTGCGGGCGGCTGTCGAGTCCGGCTGTAACGTCGTGGACACTGCCATCAACTACCGCCACCAGCGCAGCGAGCGCGTCGTCGGCCGGGCGCTCGCGGACGCCGACGTGGACCGAGAGGCAGTCTTCGTCTCCACGAAGGGCGGCTTCGTCCCCTTCGACGGTGAGCGACCCGAGAACCCGGGGGAGTACGTTCGTTCGGAGTACGTCGACACGGGCATCGTCGACCGCGAGGACCTCGCCCACGGCAGCCACGCCGTCGCGCCCGGCTACATCGAGGACCAGGTCGACCGGTCGCTGCGCAACCTCGACGTCGACACCATCGACCTCTACTACGTCCACAACCCCGAGACGCAACTCGACGAGCGGTCCGCCGACGAACTGTACGACCAGCTAGAGGCCACCTTCGAGCGCCTGGAGGAGCGGGCGGCCGCGGGGGACATCCGGCACTACGGCGTGGCGACGTGGGACGCGTTCCGCGTGCCCCGCGACCACGAGCGCTACCTCGACCTCGGCGAACTCATCTCCCGGGCGCGAGGGGCGG
Encoded proteins:
- a CDS encoding oxidoreductase, translating into MATADATFRYKERFGEGMARTYFRRVGDRAVSSVGLGTYLGDPTDAVDEAMGETVRAAVESGCNVVDTAINYRHQRSERVVGRALADADVDREAVFVSTKGGFVPFDGERPENPGEYVRSEYVDTGIVDREDLAHGSHAVAPGYIEDQVDRSLRNLDVDTIDLYYVHNPETQLDERSADELYDQLEATFERLEERAAAGDIRHYGVATWDAFRVPRDHERYLDLGELISRARGAAKSVGNTATHLRAVQVPFNVYMADAFTCDAQSGPEGDQSVLWFAHEAGLNVFTSASLAQGEVVQGIPDAVDAKLSGETAAQRGLNFARSAPGVTSALAGTTNPDHVRENVAAGAVEPLGADAFDAVFE